In Bradyrhizobium sp. CCBAU 051011, the following are encoded in one genomic region:
- a CDS encoding sensor histidine kinase, translated as MKKLIDEFRRGWQGISQPSLLFSTAFAAGCLAVSTIARWGVAQLRPDVFFTPYFPAVFLAAAIGGARFGIATAVAGGVLGLTVNFDGATADSARLALLLMFWAVCGFAIWGVEHYRTIVAQQREDSKRLIREEEYRKLLVEELQHRLKNKTSTIHAVLHQVLQDQPQIWGSIDRRLRALSATDDLIARLDGSGCDIKDMLRSELGPYGHVRFNLNGDSLFLPAKLAVSLALIFHELATNAGKYGAFSSARGLLQVSWSVSEGRLNVTWDETEGPAVEKVGPAGFGTKLLQSALRAFDGKTEISFLKTGVHCTMQCRLPAN; from the coding sequence ATGAAGAAATTGATCGACGAATTCAGACGCGGCTGGCAGGGCATCTCCCAGCCCTCGCTGCTTTTCAGCACGGCCTTCGCGGCCGGCTGCCTCGCTGTGTCGACGATCGCCCGGTGGGGCGTCGCCCAGCTCCGCCCCGACGTATTCTTCACGCCGTATTTCCCGGCCGTGTTCCTGGCCGCCGCGATCGGCGGCGCCCGGTTCGGGATCGCCACCGCCGTCGCGGGGGGCGTGCTCGGCCTCACCGTCAATTTCGACGGCGCCACGGCCGATTCCGCGCGGCTTGCGCTGCTATTGATGTTCTGGGCGGTCTGCGGCTTCGCCATCTGGGGCGTCGAGCATTACCGGACGATCGTGGCGCAACAACGGGAAGATTCCAAACGCCTGATCCGGGAAGAAGAGTACCGCAAACTCCTCGTCGAGGAATTGCAGCACAGGCTCAAGAACAAGACGTCGACGATCCACGCCGTGCTGCACCAGGTCCTGCAGGACCAACCGCAGATCTGGGGCAGTATCGATCGCCGCCTCCGCGCGCTGTCGGCGACCGACGATTTGATTGCGCGGCTGGACGGCAGCGGCTGCGACATCAAGGACATGCTGCGCTCGGAGCTCGGGCCGTACGGCCATGTCCGGTTCAACTTGAACGGCGACTCGCTGTTCCTGCCGGCCAAGCTGGCGGTCAGCCTAGCGCTTATCTTTCACGAACTCGCCACCAATGCGGGCAAGTACGGCGCGTTTTCCTCGGCCCGCGGACTGCTGCAGGTGTCGTGGTCGGTGTCGGAAGGGCGCCTCAACGTCACGTGGGACGAGACTGAAGGTCCCGCGGTCGAAAAAGTCGGCCCGGCGGGCTTCGGCACCAAACTGCTGCAATCGGCGCTTCGTGCCTTCGACGGCAAGACCGAGATCAGCTTCCTCAAGACCGGCGTACATTGCACGATGCAGTGCCGGCTTCCCGCAAACTAG
- a CDS encoding cupin domain-containing protein encodes MSATFQLSPSEGRPLYLAVIAGLACAFVIGKTLPSTMDAVSAIIEPLCANSVTGSQDVVEPISSHALPNVAGKRVTIVRVFYGPGGFTPAHQHAGSVTAYVTKGEIRSQLAGGPVETFGVGQSFFEPPGSTHLVSANASMTEPAELIAVFVADEGAQLTTLVK; translated from the coding sequence ATGTCTGCAACATTCCAGCTATCGCCATCGGAAGGCCGCCCGCTCTATCTCGCCGTCATCGCCGGCCTCGCCTGCGCCTTCGTCATCGGCAAGACGCTGCCGTCGACCATGGACGCGGTCTCGGCGATCATCGAGCCGCTCTGCGCCAACAGCGTGACCGGTTCGCAGGATGTCGTCGAGCCGATCAGCTCGCATGCGCTGCCGAACGTGGCGGGCAAGCGCGTCACCATCGTGCGGGTGTTCTACGGCCCCGGCGGCTTTACGCCGGCGCACCAGCATGCCGGCTCTGTCACCGCCTATGTCACCAAGGGCGAGATCCGCTCGCAGTTGGCCGGCGGGCCGGTCGAGACGTTTGGGGTCGGCCAGTCATTCTTCGAGCCGCCCGGCTCGACCCATCTGGTCTCGGCCAATGCCAGCATGACCGAACCCGCGGAATTGATCGCGGTGTTCGTGGCCGATGAAGGTGCGCAACTGACGACGCTGGTGAAGTAG
- a CDS encoding cytochrome P450 yields MSMPSVASSANIPVPPNPKALRHIPGNEGWPFIGNTLAVLADPKGQIEKSAAKYGLIYRTHLFGETSVTMLGPEANELVLFDQARLFSSTHGWGPILGLLFPRGLMLLDFEEHRLHRRALSVAFKSGPMKSYLVDLDRGIAARVKQWKAQPGEMLVYPAMKQLTLDLAATSFLGAKIGPEVDEITRAFVDMVAAAVAPIRRPLPFTQMGRGVAGRKRIVAYFAEQIPIRRARGGGDDLFSQLCQATHENGALLSTQDIIDHMSFLMMAAHDTLTSSLTSFVGELAAHPEWQQQLREEVKGLGIEANDPSSIANLEKMPLSEMAFKEALRLKPPVPSMPRRAVRDFSFRGYDVPAGTLVGVNPLFTHHMPEIWPEPDKFDPMRFSDEAQRNRNRFAWVPYGGGAHMCLGLHFAYMQAKCFARHFLQNLEVSLEPGYKADWQMWPIPKPRDGLRVVVKAV; encoded by the coding sequence ATGTCGATGCCGAGTGTGGCTTCATCAGCCAATATTCCGGTGCCGCCGAACCCCAAGGCGTTGCGGCACATTCCCGGTAATGAGGGCTGGCCGTTTATCGGCAACACGCTGGCGGTGCTGGCCGACCCCAAAGGACAGATCGAGAAGTCGGCCGCCAAATACGGTCTGATCTACCGCACCCATTTGTTCGGCGAGACCAGCGTGACGATGCTCGGGCCGGAGGCCAACGAGCTCGTGCTGTTCGACCAGGCCCGCCTGTTCTCCTCCACCCATGGCTGGGGACCGATCCTCGGCCTGCTGTTTCCGCGCGGGCTGATGCTGCTGGATTTTGAAGAGCACCGCCTGCACCGTCGCGCGCTGTCGGTCGCGTTCAAATCGGGGCCGATGAAGTCCTATCTCGTCGATCTCGACCGCGGCATTGCCGCGCGGGTCAAGCAGTGGAAGGCGCAGCCGGGCGAGATGCTGGTGTATCCGGCGATGAAGCAGCTCACGCTCGATCTGGCGGCAACGTCGTTCCTCGGCGCCAAGATTGGGCCCGAGGTCGACGAGATCACCCGCGCCTTCGTCGACATGGTGGCGGCAGCCGTGGCGCCGATCCGGCGGCCGCTGCCGTTCACGCAGATGGGCCGCGGCGTTGCCGGCCGCAAGCGGATCGTTGCCTACTTCGCCGAGCAGATTCCGATCCGCCGCGCGCGGGGCGGCGGCGATGACCTGTTCTCGCAGCTATGCCAGGCGACGCACGAGAACGGCGCGCTGCTGTCGACCCAGGACATCATCGACCACATGAGTTTTCTGATGATGGCGGCGCATGACACGCTGACATCGTCGCTGACCTCCTTTGTCGGCGAGCTTGCCGCCCATCCCGAATGGCAGCAGCAGTTGCGCGAGGAAGTCAAAGGCCTCGGCATCGAGGCCAACGATCCCTCCAGCATCGCCAATCTCGAAAAGATGCCGCTGTCGGAAATGGCATTCAAGGAAGCGCTGCGGCTGAAGCCGCCGGTGCCGTCGATGCCGCGCCGCGCGGTGCGCGACTTTTCGTTCAGGGGGTACGACGTTCCTGCCGGCACGCTGGTCGGCGTCAACCCGCTGTTCACGCACCATATGCCGGAGATCTGGCCCGAGCCGGACAAGTTCGATCCGATGCGTTTCTCCGACGAGGCGCAGCGCAACCGAAATCGTTTCGCATGGGTGCCGTATGGCGGCGGCGCGCATATGTGCCTCGGGCTGCACTTCGCCTATATGCAGGCGAAATGCTTTGCCCGGCATTTCCTGCAGAATCTCGAAGTGTCGCTGGAGCCTGGTTACAAGGCTGATTGGCAGATGTGGCCGATCCCGAAACCGCGGGATGGATTGCGGGTGGTGGTGAAGGCGGTGTGA
- a CDS encoding Lrp/AsnC family transcriptional regulator encodes MAKLDDTDRQLLMLLQDDDRQALAVLSEKIGVAVSTINDRIKRLVRTGMISGFHARIAPEAIGLDLLAFIMVSWSNPKVEAVFLERVKASPDVLECHHITGAWNYLMKVRVSTTRDLERFLTETIKAVDGVERTETLITLSTAKETWSVRV; translated from the coding sequence ATGGCGAAACTAGACGACACCGACCGGCAACTGCTGATGCTGCTGCAGGATGACGACCGTCAGGCGTTGGCTGTTCTCAGCGAGAAGATCGGCGTCGCGGTTTCCACCATCAACGACCGCATCAAGCGGCTGGTTCGAACCGGCATGATTTCCGGTTTTCACGCCCGGATCGCACCGGAGGCGATCGGACTCGATCTGCTCGCCTTCATCATGGTGAGCTGGAGCAATCCGAAGGTCGAAGCGGTTTTCCTGGAACGGGTGAAGGCCTCGCCCGACGTGCTGGAGTGCCATCACATCACCGGCGCCTGGAATTATCTCATGAAGGTGCGCGTCAGCACCACGCGCGATCTCGAACGGTTTCTCACTGAAACCATCAAGGCCGTGGATGGCGTGGAGCGAACAGAGACACTGATCACGCTGTCGACGGCGAAGGAGACATGGAGCGTCCGCGTTTAG
- a CDS encoding MFS transporter, translated as MHQIVSTPVDTSRRWLVLATVVAAQFMFGVDAFIVNVAIPTIAAELHASAAQIEAVIAIYLIAYATLVITGGRLGDIYGTRNVFIAGVAGFTVTSLWCGLAQSGPELIVARLAQGATAALMVPQVLATIHLLFADASRARAFGIYGIVLGLAGAAGFLLGGLLVTLDLAGVGWRAVFFVNVPFGAVIIAAAFRIMPTFQRRAGTRLDISGAIVLFLGLLCLIGPLLSGHDMQWSPWVWLVMAAGLVIIAGFLRLERAVARRGGMPLIDLALLSDATFMRGLAAVFFFFFANLSFYLVMTIYMQKGLHIPPLQAGLVFLPLALTFVVAARHGGMRTKHRGTLVLIEGCAVQIAGLVTLVATVEWIEAPSVIVLALVLTVFGYGQGLVMAPLSGAVLSSVRPASAGAGSGMYGTTAQIANAAGVAAIGAVFFAIESAHSARLALLASVALFVASILACAAFLTWMRRITG; from the coding sequence ATGCATCAGATCGTCTCAACTCCCGTCGATACTTCGCGCCGCTGGTTGGTGCTCGCGACCGTGGTTGCGGCGCAATTCATGTTCGGGGTCGATGCCTTCATCGTTAACGTCGCGATCCCGACCATTGCAGCGGAGCTGCACGCGAGCGCGGCGCAGATCGAGGCGGTCATCGCGATCTATCTGATCGCCTATGCGACGCTGGTCATTACCGGCGGGCGGCTCGGCGACATCTACGGCACGCGCAATGTGTTCATCGCGGGCGTGGCGGGCTTCACCGTCACCTCGCTGTGGTGCGGGCTGGCGCAATCCGGGCCTGAATTGATCGTGGCGCGGCTGGCACAGGGCGCGACCGCGGCATTGATGGTGCCGCAGGTGCTCGCCACCATTCACTTGCTGTTTGCGGATGCTTCACGTGCCCGCGCCTTCGGCATTTACGGCATCGTGCTTGGGCTGGCCGGCGCGGCCGGTTTTCTGCTCGGCGGCCTCCTGGTGACGCTCGATCTCGCTGGCGTCGGCTGGCGCGCGGTGTTTTTCGTCAACGTGCCCTTCGGCGCCGTCATCATTGCCGCCGCCTTCAGGATCATGCCGACGTTTCAGCGCCGGGCCGGCACGCGGCTGGACATTTCAGGCGCCATCGTGCTGTTTCTTGGGCTGCTATGCCTGATCGGTCCGCTGCTATCAGGCCATGACATGCAGTGGTCGCCATGGGTCTGGCTGGTGATGGCGGCGGGTCTTGTCATCATCGCAGGTTTCCTGCGGCTGGAGCGCGCGGTCGCCCGCCGCGGCGGTATGCCGCTGATTGATCTTGCGCTGCTGTCGGATGCCACGTTCATGCGCGGGCTGGCCGCAGTGTTCTTTTTCTTCTTCGCCAACCTCTCGTTCTACCTGGTCATGACGATCTACATGCAGAAGGGGCTGCATATTCCGCCGCTGCAGGCGGGGCTGGTCTTCCTGCCGCTGGCGCTGACCTTCGTGGTCGCCGCACGGCATGGTGGAATGCGCACCAAACATCGCGGCACGCTGGTATTGATCGAAGGGTGCGCGGTGCAGATTGCCGGCCTGGTGACTCTGGTCGCTACGGTCGAATGGATCGAGGCGCCGTCCGTCATCGTGCTGGCGCTGGTGCTGACGGTCTTCGGTTACGGTCAGGGGCTTGTCATGGCGCCGCTTTCAGGCGCGGTGCTGTCGAGCGTTAGACCGGCCAGCGCCGGTGCGGGCTCGGGCATGTACGGCACGACGGCGCAAATCGCTAACGCCGCCGGCGTGGCGGCGATCGGCGCGGTATTCTTCGCGATCGAATCAGCGCACTCGGCGCGGCTGGCATTGCTCGCTTCTGTCGCGCTGTTTGTCGCGTCGATCCTCGCCTGCGCCGCATTCCTGACATGGATGCGTCGGATCACAGGATGA
- a CDS encoding PHB depolymerase family esterase yields MSLAKNVEFLRHFPKLNGFNGLGIYGRSASPGAESPLVEISGFGTNPGALKMFAYVPEQLLPARALVVVLHGCGQTATGYDFGAGWSTLAKRYGFALLMPEQQAANNANTCFNWFNPGDIARGRGEAASIRQMVARMVADHKLDSRRIYVTGLSAGGAMTSVMLATYPEVFAGGAIIAGLPFGIASNVREALGGMMQSTSRPSGKLGDLVRKASKHKGPWPKVSVWHGSADRTVNPGNANEIIKQWLDVHGLPTAPMSIGDVDGHPREVWWNADGETVVESYTITDMAHGTPLGLSGSDERYGAEGAFLIEAGISSSYHIANFFGLTERVSPASEAAKPAQAPKVVASAATESLQSSDLAARLWSRSHKPVRQPKPAPREPKRRGIDVSGVITRALTAAGLMK; encoded by the coding sequence TTGTCTCTCGCCAAGAACGTCGAATTCTTGCGCCATTTCCCGAAGCTGAACGGGTTCAATGGCTTGGGAATCTATGGCCGAAGCGCATCGCCCGGAGCTGAAAGTCCGCTGGTCGAAATCTCAGGATTCGGCACCAATCCCGGTGCGCTCAAGATGTTCGCGTATGTGCCGGAGCAATTGTTGCCCGCGCGCGCCCTTGTCGTCGTGCTGCACGGCTGCGGCCAGACCGCGACCGGTTACGATTTCGGCGCCGGCTGGTCGACGCTCGCCAAACGCTACGGCTTTGCGTTGTTGATGCCCGAGCAGCAGGCGGCCAACAACGCCAACACCTGCTTCAACTGGTTCAACCCGGGCGACATCGCGCGCGGCCGCGGCGAGGCTGCGTCGATCCGGCAGATGGTCGCGCGCATGGTCGCCGATCACAAACTCGATTCGCGCCGCATCTATGTGACCGGGCTTTCCGCCGGCGGCGCGATGACGTCGGTGATGCTGGCGACCTATCCGGAAGTGTTCGCGGGTGGGGCCATCATCGCGGGCCTGCCGTTCGGCATCGCCAGCAATGTCCGGGAAGCGCTCGGCGGTATGATGCAATCGACTTCACGCCCCTCGGGCAAGCTTGGCGATCTCGTGCGCAAGGCCTCCAAGCACAAGGGGCCGTGGCCGAAAGTGTCGGTGTGGCACGGCAGCGCGGACCGCACGGTGAACCCGGGCAACGCCAACGAGATCATCAAGCAGTGGCTCGACGTCCACGGTCTGCCGACGGCGCCGATGTCGATCGGCGATGTCGACGGTCATCCGCGCGAAGTCTGGTGGAATGCCGACGGCGAGACCGTCGTCGAATCCTACACCATCACCGACATGGCCCACGGCACGCCGCTGGGGCTATCCGGCAGTGACGAGCGTTACGGCGCGGAGGGCGCGTTCCTGATCGAGGCAGGGATTTCCTCGTCCTATCACATCGCCAATTTTTTTGGCCTGACCGAACGCGTCAGCCCGGCCAGCGAAGCAGCCAAGCCGGCGCAGGCGCCGAAGGTCGTTGCATCGGCTGCCACGGAATCCCTGCAGTCGTCCGATCTTGCCGCCAGGCTCTGGTCGAGGTCTCACAAGCCGGTTCGCCAGCCCAAGCCGGCACCGCGCGAGCCGAAGCGACGCGGCATCGATGTCAGCGGCGTCATCACCCGCGCGCTGACGGCCGCGGGATTGATGAAGTAG
- a CDS encoding bifunctional diguanylate cyclase/phosphodiesterase — MHSPNKNDFQAAATQAGNESSFESELNILRDVFRLLPNGVTVQDENGEFVLMNDAAAAALQAAAAAPDPSQLSDRRETCLELLRAGRPAVLEESIAGGQAKQVLLTSHRPIRIAERNLLISSSTDISEQKAFEEHLFRSAYYDELTGLPTRRVIEHRVNSLLKYDNGQGRFALAFLDVDNFKHINDYYGHSVGDALLAEMAKRVGLDLRESDILSRISGDEFVLLLNPIESEDEVAEFIRFILQRLKAPFFIDQSEIFASTSIGVSLYPEHGRSYEELRQNADIAMYRVKNGSKGAAAFFDASMEREALARMKVEQALRIAILEKRFCCAFQPKVDIRTQEIQGVEALVRLRDDEGVIQAPSTFINLATELGLIDELTHLVLAEIVKSIDLINETFGPDTTISMNVAAKQAGNPEFMGPFAQAIEATGFPKRFMIEVTEDAFVTKTHFHDEILPLFRKLGVRISIDDFGIGYSSLSALADITADEIKIDRSFITDIHKRPRSQGILRAIESLSEALGMTVIAEGLESFEELAYLQAATKIRYAQGYYFSKPIFLEDLKLATPRVSEARAGVVSRPAPETRAAYARTGTYRR; from the coding sequence ATGCATAGTCCCAATAAGAACGATTTTCAGGCCGCGGCGACGCAGGCCGGCAATGAAAGCTCATTCGAATCCGAACTGAACATCCTGAGAGATGTTTTCAGGCTGCTCCCGAACGGCGTGACGGTTCAGGACGAGAATGGCGAATTCGTTCTGATGAACGACGCCGCGGCGGCTGCGCTGCAGGCGGCTGCCGCCGCGCCGGACCCGTCGCAACTGAGCGATCGCCGCGAAACCTGCCTCGAATTGCTGCGTGCAGGCCGCCCGGCCGTGCTGGAAGAATCCATTGCCGGTGGCCAGGCCAAGCAGGTATTGCTGACCTCGCACCGACCGATCCGGATCGCCGAGCGCAATTTGCTGATCTCGAGCTCCACCGACATCTCCGAACAGAAGGCATTCGAGGAGCATCTGTTCCGCTCCGCGTATTACGACGAATTGACCGGGCTGCCGACGCGGCGCGTGATCGAACATCGCGTCAACAGTCTCTTGAAGTACGACAACGGACAGGGCCGTTTCGCACTCGCCTTCCTCGACGTCGACAATTTCAAGCACATCAACGACTACTACGGACATTCGGTCGGCGACGCGCTGCTGGCGGAGATGGCCAAGCGGGTCGGTCTCGACCTGCGCGAATCCGACATCCTGTCGCGGATCAGCGGCGACGAGTTCGTGCTGCTGCTCAACCCGATCGAGAGTGAGGACGAGGTCGCCGAGTTCATTCGCTTCATTCTGCAGCGGCTGAAGGCGCCGTTCTTCATCGACCAGTCCGAAATCTTCGCCTCGACCTCGATCGGCGTCAGCCTCTATCCCGAGCACGGACGCAGCTATGAGGAGTTGCGTCAGAACGCCGATATCGCAATGTACCGCGTCAAGAATGGCAGCAAGGGCGCCGCGGCGTTCTTCGATGCCAGCATGGAACGCGAGGCGCTGGCGCGGATGAAGGTCGAGCAGGCATTACGGATAGCGATCCTGGAAAAGCGCTTCTGCTGCGCCTTCCAGCCCAAGGTCGACATCCGGACCCAGGAGATCCAGGGCGTCGAGGCGCTGGTGCGCCTGCGCGACGACGAGGGGGTGATTCAGGCTCCCAGCACGTTCATCAATCTTGCTACCGAACTCGGCCTGATCGACGAATTGACCCACCTCGTGCTGGCGGAGATCGTCAAGTCGATCGACCTGATCAACGAGACCTTCGGCCCCGACACCACGATCAGCATGAACGTCGCGGCCAAGCAGGCCGGCAACCCCGAATTCATGGGGCCGTTCGCGCAGGCGATCGAAGCCACCGGATTTCCCAAGCGCTTCATGATCGAGGTGACGGAAGACGCCTTCGTCACCAAGACGCATTTCCACGACGAGATCCTGCCGCTGTTCCGCAAGCTCGGCGTCAGGATCTCGATCGACGATTTCGGCATCGGCTATTCGTCGCTCTCGGCGCTGGCCGACATCACCGCCGACGAGATCAAGATCGACCGCTCCTTCATCACCGACATCCATAAGCGTCCGCGCAGCCAGGGCATCCTGCGTGCGATCGAATCCTTGAGCGAAGCGCTCGGCATGACCGTGATCGCCGAAGGGCTCGAAAGCTTCGAGGAGCTGGCCTATCTGCAGGCCGCAACCAAGATCCGCTACGCGCAGGGCTACTATTTCTCGAAGCCGATCTTCCTGGAAGACCTCAAGCTGGCGACCCCGCGCGTCAGCGAGGCGCGCGCCGGGGTGGTCAGCCGTCCCGCGCCGGAAACCCGCGCGGCTTATGCCCGCACCGGCACCTATCGCCGCTAG
- a CDS encoding SDR family NAD(P)-dependent oxidoreductase has protein sequence MGRLDGKVAVITGATSGIGLRTAEIFVAEGAKIVIAGRRAPEGEALAKKLGAHCIFRQTDVTVEAQMKALIGLSVEKFGRIDCLFNNAGGPAQTGGIEGLEVERFDAAMATLIRSVMLGMKHAAPYMRKQGSGSIINNGSIAGTLAGYSSSMVYSAAKAAVIHLTRCVAMELGESNIRVNSISPGAIATGIFGKALGLSVEAAEKTPAVMREVYKSAQPIPRAGLPDDIAHAAVFLASDESSFVNGHDLVVDGAMIGGRNWSQQQQGYVTLKKAFDQGAG, from the coding sequence ATGGGACGGCTGGACGGCAAGGTCGCGGTGATCACGGGTGCGACGAGCGGCATCGGACTGCGCACCGCGGAGATATTCGTCGCGGAGGGCGCGAAAATCGTCATCGCCGGCCGCCGCGCGCCAGAAGGCGAGGCGCTGGCCAAGAAACTCGGTGCCCACTGCATCTTTCGCCAGACCGACGTCACGGTGGAAGCGCAGATGAAGGCGCTGATTGGTCTTTCGGTAGAAAAATTCGGCCGCATCGATTGCCTGTTCAACAATGCCGGCGGTCCGGCCCAGACCGGCGGCATCGAAGGCCTGGAGGTGGAGCGGTTTGATGCGGCGATGGCGACGCTGATCCGCAGCGTGATGCTCGGCATGAAGCATGCGGCGCCTTACATGCGCAAGCAGGGCTCCGGCAGCATCATCAACAACGGCAGCATCGCCGGCACGCTGGCCGGCTATTCATCGTCGATGGTCTATAGCGCGGCCAAGGCCGCCGTCATCCACCTCACCAGATGCGTGGCGATGGAGCTCGGCGAATCCAATATTCGCGTCAATTCGATTTCGCCCGGCGCGATCGCGACCGGCATTTTCGGCAAAGCGCTCGGCCTGTCGGTGGAAGCCGCCGAGAAGACCCCGGCCGTAATGCGCGAGGTCTACAAATCGGCGCAGCCCATCCCGCGCGCCGGCCTGCCGGATGATATTGCGCACGCGGCGGTTTTTCTGGCCAGCGACGAATCTTCCTTCGTCAACGGCCACGACCTTGTGGTCGACGGCGCCATGATCGGCGGCCGCAACTGGAGCCAGCAACAGCAGGGCTATGTCACGCTGAAGAAGGCGTTCGATCAGGGCGCGGGATAG
- a CDS encoding MBL fold metallo-hydrolase — MDNKTDTQAENQAKAGAMIVPVTLFEQNCTIIWHEPSKKAVVIDPGGDVPRILEAIKQTGVTVEKIWLTHGHIDHVGGAAELRDALQVKIEGPHIADKFLLDNVVSSGERFGMTGVRNFGPDRWLDEGDQVSIGDLTFDILHCPGHSPGSVVFFNKELRFAHVGDVLFNGSVGRTDLPGGSHATLINSIKEKLLPLGDDVGFICGHGAGSSLGQERLTNPFLTGEM; from the coding sequence ATGGACAACAAAACCGATACCCAGGCCGAAAACCAGGCCAAGGCCGGCGCGATGATCGTGCCGGTGACGCTGTTCGAGCAGAACTGCACCATCATCTGGCACGAGCCCTCTAAGAAGGCCGTAGTGATCGATCCCGGCGGGGATGTTCCCAGAATACTGGAAGCGATCAAGCAGACCGGCGTCACGGTCGAGAAGATCTGGCTGACGCACGGCCATATCGACCATGTCGGCGGCGCCGCCGAATTGCGCGACGCGCTGCAGGTGAAGATCGAGGGCCCGCATATCGCCGATAAATTCCTGCTCGACAACGTCGTCTCGAGCGGCGAGCGCTTCGGCATGACCGGGGTGCGCAATTTCGGGCCCGACCGCTGGCTCGACGAAGGCGATCAGGTCTCGATCGGCGACCTCACCTTCGACATCCTGCACTGCCCCGGCCACTCACCGGGCAGCGTGGTGTTCTTCAACAAGGAATTGCGCTTCGCCCATGTCGGCGACGTCTTGTTCAACGGCTCGGTCGGACGCACCGACCTGCCCGGCGGCAGCCACGCCACGCTGATCAATTCGATCAAGGAAAAGTTGCTGCCGCTCGGCGACGACGTCGGCTTCATCTGCGGCCATGGCGCCGGATCCAGCCTCGGCCAGGAGCGGCTGACCAATCCGTTCCTCACCGGCGAGATGTGA
- a CDS encoding LLM class flavin-dependent oxidoreductase, with protein MARLKFGAFLAPHHPIGENPLLQFRRDLDFVEQIDTLGYDEFWCGEHHSSGWEMIASSEMFLAAAGERTKRIKLGTGVVSLPYHHPYNVAQRMVQLDWMTGGRAIFGSGPGALASDAHTLGIDPMTQRDRQDEAIAVIRRLFKGERVTAKSDWFTMQDAALQLLPLQEDMPFVVASQISPSGMTLAGKYGIGIISLGSMSTQGLMALPTQWGFAEDAARKAGTTVSRSDWRVLLSWHIAETREQAQREAGAGLMRWHNEYNVRTLQRPGLEPFTSPEDAIEKTAGGENAASTIGTPDDLVKTIKNLMHVSGGVGAIIGFVHDWANPENTRRSWDMVARYVIPEINGYVAKLRESQKFLIENRAVFERAGQAVMAKIMENEKAAAALAHTGPGRVAIPTINAPDLQKEAAKRKA; from the coding sequence ATGGCACGTCTGAAATTCGGAGCCTTTCTCGCCCCGCATCATCCGATCGGCGAGAATCCGCTGCTCCAGTTCCGCCGCGACCTCGATTTCGTCGAGCAGATCGACACGCTTGGTTACGACGAGTTCTGGTGCGGCGAGCACCATTCCTCGGGCTGGGAAATGATCGCTTCGTCGGAAATGTTTTTGGCGGCGGCCGGCGAGCGCACCAAGCGCATCAAGCTCGGCACCGGCGTGGTCTCCCTGCCCTATCATCACCCCTACAATGTCGCACAGCGCATGGTGCAGCTCGACTGGATGACCGGCGGCCGTGCCATTTTCGGCTCGGGGCCCGGCGCGCTCGCCTCCGACGCGCACACGCTCGGCATCGATCCAATGACGCAGCGTGACCGCCAGGACGAAGCGATCGCGGTCATCCGTCGCCTGTTCAAGGGCGAGCGCGTCACCGCCAAGAGCGACTGGTTCACCATGCAGGACGCCGCGCTGCAATTGCTGCCGCTGCAGGAAGATATGCCGTTCGTGGTGGCGTCGCAGATCTCGCCCTCGGGCATGACGCTGGCCGGCAAATACGGCATCGGCATCATCTCGCTCGGCTCGATGTCCACGCAGGGCCTGATGGCGCTGCCGACGCAATGGGGCTTTGCCGAGGATGCCGCCAGGAAGGCCGGCACCACGGTGAGCCGTTCCGACTGGCGCGTGCTCTTGAGCTGGCACATCGCCGAGACACGCGAGCAGGCACAGCGCGAGGCCGGCGCCGGTCTGATGCGCTGGCACAATGAATATAATGTCCGCACGCTGCAGCGGCCGGGGCTGGAGCCGTTCACCTCGCCCGAGGATGCGATCGAGAAGACGGCCGGCGGCGAAAATGCCGCCTCCACCATCGGCACGCCGGACGACCTGGTCAAAACCATCAAGAACCTGATGCACGTCTCGGGCGGCGTCGGCGCCATCATCGGCTTCGTGCATGACTGGGCCAATCCGGAAAATACCCGGCGAAGCTGGGACATGGTTGCCCGCTACGTGATCCCGGAGATCAACGGCTACGTCGCCAAGCTGCGCGAGTCGCAGAAATTCCTGATCGAGAACCGCGCGGTGTTCGAGCGCGCAGGTCAGGCCGTGATGGCCAAGATCATGGAGAACGAAAAGGCGGCTGCGGCGCTTGCCCATACCGGCCCGGGACGGGTTGCGATTCCGACCATCAACGCGCCGGATTTGCAGAAGGAAGCGGCGAAGCGCAAGGCGTGA